In Sparus aurata chromosome 3, fSpaAur1.1, whole genome shotgun sequence, the following are encoded in one genomic region:
- the tomm40l gene encoding mitochondrial import receptor subunit TOM40B, translating to MGSVLAASSPNPPPPASGGAAVPGLTVPPGFGMPPVSSVLTPNEAASGQQSEAENTLPNPGAFDECHRKCKEVFPMQMEGVRLTVNKGLSNHFQVNHTVLLSTLGDSSYRFGATYVGTKQMGPAEFFPVMVGDMDNSGSLNAQIIHQISSGVRSKLAFQTQQNKFVNWQGDAEIRGEDFTATVTLGNPDVLVGSGIVVTHYLQSITPDLALGGELVYHRRPGEEGAVMSLVGRYTGSNYIATLTLGSAGAHASYYHKANDQLQIGVEYEASNRMQDTSVSFGYQLDVPKANLLFKGSVDSNWVVGATLEKKLLPLPLSLVLCTFLNHRKNKFQCGFGITIG from the exons ATGGGCAGTGTTTTGGCTGCCAGCTCCCCCAACCCTCCACCACCAGCTTCTGGTGGTGCTGCCGTCCCGGGGCTGACGGTGCCACCAGGCTTCGGGATGCCTCCAGTTTCCTCAGTTTTAACCCCCAATGAGGCAGCCTCAGGACAGCAGTCGGAGGCGGAAAACACTCTGCCTAACCCGGGTGCATTTGATGAGTGTCATCGCAAGTGCAAAG AGGTGTTCCCTATGCAGATGGAGGGCGTCAGGCTAACTGTCAACAAGGGCCTTAGCAATCACTTCCAG GTGAATCACACTGTGCTGCTGAGCACCTTGGGAGATTCGTCCTACAGATTTGGTGCAACATACGTTGGAACAAAGCAGATGGGTCCAGCAGAG ttttttccAGTCATGGTGGGAGACATGGACAACAGCGGCAGCCTTAACGCCCAAATCATCCACCAAATCTCCAGTGGAGTACGATCCAAATTGGCCTTCCag acacaacaaaacaagtttGTGAACTGGCAAGGCGATGCTGAGATCAGGGGAGAGGATTTTACTGCAACAGTTACCCTTGGAAACCCAGACGTCCTCGTCGGCTCTG GTATTGTTGTAACACACTACCTCCAGTCCATAACACCAGATCTGGCTCTGGGAGGGGAGCTGGTTTACCACCGCAGGCCTGGAGAGGAAGGCGCAGTGATGTCTTTAGTTGGCAGATACACAG GTAGTAACTACATCGCCACATTGACGCTCGGCTCCGCGGGGGCTCACGCTTCATACTATCACAAAGCCAACGACCAG TTGCAAATCGGAGTGGAGTATGAAGCGAGCAACCGCATGCAGGACACCAGCGTGTCATTCGGTTACCAGCTAGACGTTCCAAAAGCCAATTTACTGTTTAAAG GTTCAGTAGACAGTAACTGGGTAGTCGGTGCAACGTTAGAAAAGAAGCTGCTCCCGCTGCCGCTCTCTCTGGTCCTCTGCACCTTCCTCAACCATCGCAAGAACAAGTTCCAGTGCGGTTTCGGCATCACCATCGGTTAG
- the LOC115578371 gene encoding apolipoprotein A-I-like yields the protein MKVLVVLALAVFSGCNANILWQEPPKTSLDMVKDAFWDYVAKATSTAEDSLNQIRQSELGQEVNTKISQSADTVNQYVVSLRTQVAPVTQDFMTRFTQEAEQLKTRLEKDMSAVSANLQPLAQEMVANLQKQVEELQREAAPYVEAMDPEPLKAVLLQKSQELKVQLEKRMADVQAQMVPYTEEIKEKMEQSVDEFQKSVIPLTQSFEAQLTQKTQEIQQNLVPLGEELKAKLDASAQDLQAQLTSLWESFTRKTQ from the exons ATGAAGGTCCTTGTGGTTCTCGCACTTGCCGTTTTCTCGG GTTGCAATGCCAACATCCTGTGGCAGGAGCCTCCCAAGACCAGCCTGGACATGGTGAAAGATGCTTTCTGGGACTACGTTGCTAAAGCGACCTCCACCGCCGAGGACTCCCTGAACCAGATCAGGCAGTCTGAGCTGGGACAGGAAGTGAA CACCAAGATCTCCCAGAGCGCCGACACAGTCAACCAGTACGTTGTTTCTCTGCGGACTCAGGTGGCCCCCGTCACCCAGGACTTCATGACCCGCTTCACCCAGGAGGCCGAGCAGCTGAAGACCCGCCTGGAGAAGGATATGTCCGCCGTGAGCGCCAACCTGCAGCCCTTAGCTCAGGAGATGGTGGCCAACCTCCAgaagcaggtggaggagctgcagagggagGCGGCCCCCTACGTCGAGGCCATGGACCCCGAGCCCCTGAAGGCCGTCCTGCTGCAGAAGAGCCAGGAGCTGAAGGTGCAGCTGGAGAAGAGAATGGCCGACGTGCAGGCCCAGATGGTCCCCTACACCGAGGAGATTAAGGAGAAGATGGAGCAGAGCGTGGATGAGTTTCAGAAGAGCGTGATCCCCCTGACCCAGAGCTTTGAGGCCCAGCTGACCCAGAAAACCCAGGAGATCCAGCAGAACCTGGTTCCACTGGGAGAGGAGCTGAAGGCCAAGCTGGACGCCAGCGCTCAGGACCTGCAGGCTCAGCTGACCAGTCTGTGGGAGTCTTTCACCAGGAAGACCCAGTAA